The following proteins are encoded in a genomic region of Macadamia integrifolia cultivar HAES 741 unplaced genomic scaffold, SCU_Mint_v3 scaffold2395, whole genome shotgun sequence:
- the LOC122066443 gene encoding pentatricopeptide repeat-containing protein At5g15010, mitochondrial-like, which yields MWSTRGNSKPALISLLISTGSTHFNSWSSNTTQFFNSISSSKLMLSTPIPSVNPPLNPHFLGQSFSFCSSSVFQTPATTSPKVEPDIDDEGEEDDDIHSVQVDIKDGNWKRNVETIMGILQNFRSSGPDAKHKLDQCGIVASSDLVMEVLSRIRNDWEAAFTFFLWAGKQSPDYAHSVQEYHAMISILGKMRKYDTAWALIDEMRGGRNGHSLVTPNTLLIMIRRYSAVHDVGKAINTFYALKRFKFDIGIKEFQDLLCALCRYKNVQDAEHLLFCNEKVFPFDTKSFNVILNGWCNIVVNLREAKRFWKEMDRRGISHDAISYSCMISCYSKASNLSYVLKLFNRMKELEIAPDRKVYNAVIYALAKGNLVKEARNLMKTMAEKGFIPNAVTYNSLIKPLCKARRTVEAKLIFDEMLQQVHSPSIRTYHAFFGVLKTGEEVFELLEKMKTLGCNPTNDTYIMLIRKFCRWRQLENVFRLWKEMSENGVNPDRSSYIVLIHGLFLNVKLEEAFKYYEEMKDKGFLPEPKTSEMLQAWLSGKQTVAQPLPDLKGNLVVCGSSSKNTRGTSAIGHERDFRKQPETRRAVHERGFSFWD from the coding sequence ATGTGGAGCACAAGAGGAAATTCTAAGCCCGCGTTAATCTCTCTTCTGATCTCAACTGGGTCGACGCATTTCAATTCATGGAGTTCCAATACAACCCAATTTTTTAATTCCATCAGTTCTTCCAAATTGATGCTTTCCACTCCTATCCCTTCCGTGAATCCTCCTCTTAACCCTCATTTCCTCGGCCAGAGCTTTTCTTTTTGCAGCTCTTCAGTGTTTCAAACCCCAGCAACAACAAGCCCTAAAGTTGAACCAGATATTGATGatgaaggggaagaagatgatgacatcCACTCTGTACAAGTGGATATCAAAGATGGGAACTGGAAGCGAAATGTCGAGACAATCATGGGTATTCTGCAGAATTTCAGAAGCAGTGGCCCTGATGCCAAGCATAAGCTCGATCAATGCGGGATAGTTGCCTCATCTGATCTGGTCATGGAGGTTCTCTCTAGGATTCGGAACGATTGGGAGGCGGCCTTCACCTTTTTCCTATGGGCTGGGAAGCAGAGCCCTGATTATGCCCACTCCGTACAGGAATACCACGCTATGATCTCAATTCTGGGTAAGATGAGAAAATATGATACTGCTTGGGCCCTCATTGATGAGATGAGAGGAGGCAGGAATGGGCATTCACTGGTTACTCCTAACACTCTCTTGATCATGATCAGGAGATACTCTGCTGTTCATGATGTGGGTAAGGCAATCAACACATTCTATGCGCTGAAAAGGTTTAAATTTGATATTGGTATTAAAGAATTCCAAGACCTTCTCTGTGCTTTATGTCGGTATAAGAATGTACAAGATGCTGAACACTTACTTTTCTGCAATGAGAAGGTGTTCCCATTTGATACTAAAAGCTTCAATGTCATACTTAATGGGTGGTGTAACATTGTTGTTAATCTGCGCGAGGCAAAGAGGTTCTGGAAAGAGATGGATAGAAGAGGGATTTCCCATGACGCCATTTCGTATTCTTGTATGATATCTTGCTACTCGAAAGCCAGTAATCTTTCTTATGTTCTGAAATTGTTTAACCGAATGAAGGAATTGGAAATTGCCCCAGACAGGAAGGTTTACAATGCAGTCATTTATGCTCTTGCAAAAGGGAACCTTGTGAAAGAGGCCCGTAATCTTATGAAGACAATGGCAGAGAAGGGTTTCATCCCGAATGCCGTTACTTACAACTCACTGATCAAGCCTCTCTGCAAGGCCCGTCGAACTGTTGAAGCGAAATTGATCTTTGATGAGATGCTGCAGCAGGTTCACTCACCTTCAATCAGGACCTACCATGCCTTTTTTGGTGTTCTTAAGACTGGAGAAGAGGTGTTTGAGCTATTGGAAAAGATGAAAACATTGGGTTGTAACCCAACTAATGACACTTACATTATGTTGATTAGAAAATTTTGTCGGTGGCGTCAGCTTGAAAATGTCTTCAGGCTGTGGAAGGAAATGTCTGAGAATGGAGTGAACCCTGACCGGAGTTCATATATTGTCCTAATACATGGACTTTTTCTCAATGTGAAGTTGGAAGAAGCCTTCAAATATTATGAAGAGATGAAAGATAAAGGGTTTTTACCGGAGCCAAAGACTAGCGAGATGCTTCAGGCTTGGTTGTCTGGTAAGCAAACTGTGGCTCAACCATTGCCAGATTTGAAGGGGAATCTGGTGGTTTGTGGTTCTTCAAGCAAGAACACCAGAGGCACCTCTGCCATTGGTCATGAAAGAGATTTTCGCAAACAGCCTGAAACAAGAAGGGCAGTGCACGAGAGGGGATTCTCATTTTGGGATTAG
- the LOC122066446 gene encoding ubiquitin-conjugating enzyme E2 7-like: MATTKSETAQTSLLLQQQLKDLLKHPVEGFSVGLVDENNIYEWSVNIIGPMDTLYEWGCFNAIMRFPEEYPFRPPSLNFVSEMWHPNVYPDGEVCISILHPPGEDPNGYELASERWSPVQTELGVSAAGRGELGVSAAGRGELGVSAAGPGELGVSTAGRGG, from the exons ATGGCAACAACAAAATCAGAAACTGCTCAAACAAGCCTTCTCCTTCAACAACAACTTAAAGATCTGTTGAAGCATCCAGTGGAAGGTTTCTCTGTGGGTTTAGTAGATGAAAACAACATATATGAATGGAGTGTTAATATAATAGGACCAATGGATACTCTCTATGAATGGGGTTGTTTTAATGCAATCATGAGGTTTCCTGAAGAATACCCTTTTCGTCCTCCATCATTAAATTTTGTTTCAGAGATGTGGCATCCTAATGTTTATCCTGATGGTGAAGTTTGTATATCAATACTTCATCCTCCTGGTGAAGATCCTAATGGCTATGAACTTGCTAGTGAGAGATGGTCACCTGTTCAAACT GAGCTTGGAGTGTCCGCCGCTGGTCGAGGTGAGCTTGGAGTGTCCGCCGCTGGTCGAGGAGAGCTTGGAGTGTCAGCCGCTGGTCCAGGAGAGCTTGGAGTGTCCACCGCTGGTCGAGGAGGTTAG